One segment of Dolichospermum sp. DET69 DNA contains the following:
- a CDS encoding VWA domain-containing protein — MPVGLPEFVENPENRCPVILLLDTSGSMSGQPIQELNRGLAAFKEDVMKDAQASLSVEVAIVTFGPVRLTQDFVTIDQFTPPKLETEGVTPMGAAIEYALDLLEQRKQTYKDNGVLYYRPWVILITDGAPTDYWEGAAQRVREAEEQRRMLFFTVGVQGADMNKLRQIAPPERPPVTLNGLDFRSLFRWLSTSMKRVSSGKVGEAVALPPMGWGQIIT; from the coding sequence ATGCCAGTAGGTTTACCTGAATTTGTGGAAAACCCGGAAAATCGTTGTCCGGTAATTCTCTTGCTTGATACCTCTGGCTCAATGTCAGGACAACCTATCCAGGAGTTAAATAGAGGTTTGGCAGCTTTCAAAGAAGATGTGATGAAAGATGCTCAAGCCTCTTTAAGTGTAGAAGTTGCTATCGTCACCTTTGGACCTGTGCGACTAACACAAGATTTTGTCACTATAGACCAGTTTACACCGCCTAAGCTAGAAACAGAGGGTGTTACACCAATGGGTGCAGCCATAGAATACGCTTTGGATTTATTAGAACAACGCAAACAGACTTATAAAGATAACGGTGTACTGTATTATCGTCCTTGGGTAATTTTAATTACCGATGGTGCGCCTACAGATTACTGGGAAGGTGCAGCCCAAAGAGTGAGGGAAGCAGAAGAACAGCGCCGAATGTTGTTTTTTACTGTTGGTGTTCAGGGTGCGGATATGAATAAACTCAGACAAATTGCACCTCCAGAACGTCCTCCAGTGACGCTGAATGGCTTAGATTTTCGCTCTTTATTTCGTTGGCTTTCCACTTCCATGAAACGGGTTTCTAGTGGCAAGGTAGGTGAAGCTGTAGCATTACCGCCGATGGGATGGGGTCAGATTATAACATAA
- a CDS encoding class I SAM-dependent methyltransferase — translation MSDSQVSAAVAKLYDTYPFPPEPILDEPPPGYNWRWNWLAAYNFCTGRKPQKQDIRILDAGCGSGVGTEYLVHLNPHAQVVGIDLSAGTLEVAKKRCQSSGADRVEFHHLSIYDVEQIPGQFDLINCVGVLHHLPDPIRGIQALAKKLAPGGIMHIFVYGELGRWEIQLMQKAIALLQGNKRGDYRDGVQVGRKIFASLPENNRIVKREKERWAMENQRDECFADMYVHPQETDYNIDTLFQLIDASGLDFVGFSNPGFWQLEKLLEKAPELIERAEELTEHQRYRLVELLNPEVTHYEFFLSRPPIPKTDWSADNTLLTAIPELNPCIDGFPSQCLFNYDYQIVNLSIVEFEFMKSCDGKSTIAEILTTVQFDLDGVRNLLKQQMILLTPG, via the coding sequence ATGTCCGACTCCCAAGTAAGTGCTGCTGTTGCGAAACTCTACGACACCTATCCATTCCCCCCTGAACCCATCCTCGACGAACCACCACCAGGATATAATTGGCGTTGGAATTGGTTAGCTGCATACAACTTCTGCACAGGGAGAAAACCACAAAAGCAAGATATCCGCATTTTAGATGCTGGTTGTGGTTCAGGAGTCGGAACAGAATATTTAGTCCATCTCAACCCCCACGCGCAGGTAGTAGGAATAGATTTAAGTGCTGGTACATTAGAAGTAGCAAAAAAACGCTGTCAAAGCTCCGGTGCTGACCGTGTAGAATTTCATCATCTGAGTATCTATGATGTAGAACAGATACCAGGACAATTCGATTTAATTAATTGCGTTGGTGTGCTTCATCATCTCCCAGATCCCATTCGTGGTATTCAAGCCTTAGCGAAAAAACTCGCTCCAGGTGGAATAATGCACATCTTTGTGTATGGAGAATTGGGAAGATGGGAAATACAACTAATGCAAAAAGCGATCGCACTTCTCCAAGGTAACAAACGCGGTGACTACCGTGATGGTGTTCAAGTCGGACGAAAAATATTTGCTTCTTTACCAGAAAACAACCGCATTGTCAAGCGAGAAAAAGAAAGATGGGCAATGGAAAACCAGCGGGATGAATGTTTTGCCGATATGTACGTACATCCCCAGGAAACTGATTACAATATTGATACACTATTTCAATTAATAGATGCTTCTGGTTTAGACTTTGTAGGTTTTTCCAATCCTGGATTTTGGCAACTGGAAAAGCTTCTAGAAAAAGCACCAGAGCTAATTGAACGAGCAGAAGAATTAACAGAACATCAACGTTATCGTCTCGTAGAATTACTAAATCCAGAAGTAACTCATTACGAGTTTTTCCTCAGTCGTCCCCCCATACCCAAAACCGATTGGTCAGCAGATAACACACTACTAACTGCGATTCCCGAACTGAACCCTTGCATAGATGGTTTTCCTAGTCAATGTTTATTTAACTATGATTACCAAATAGTTAACTTATCAATAGTCGAATTTGAATTTATGAAAAGCTGTGATGGTAAATCTACCATAGCGGAGATTTTAACCACAGTACAGTTTGATTTAGATGGAGTTAGAAATCTTTTGAAACAACAAATGATTTTACTGACACCCGGTTAA
- a CDS encoding type I restriction enzyme HsdR N-terminal domain-containing protein: MKTSHPDIIVTSPDGEYLMIVEVKLNNVSIHHENVIFQLERSMIEIGCSLGLLVAGERVIVLRDSFDDSQGSSIHVVGEARLPNYLLPPADEQWRGKPYLEFESQVQRWLEKLKLQTNVDSLPDDLKNLFSGRIINILRLGEVRAGGPRWSKVAK, translated from the coding sequence ATGAAAACATCACATCCAGATATTATCGTCACTAGCCCAGATGGAGAATATTTGATGATTGTTGAAGTAAAACTCAATAATGTCAGTATCCATCATGAAAATGTTATTTTTCAGCTTGAACGCTCGATGATTGAGATTGGTTGCTCCCTTGGCTTGCTTGTAGCAGGAGAGCGTGTTATTGTCCTACGGGATTCTTTTGATGATTCTCAGGGTTCATCAATTCACGTAGTGGGTGAAGCAAGACTTCCAAATTATTTATTACCACCAGCAGATGAGCAATGGAGGGGAAAACCTTACCTTGAGTTTGAATCACAAGTTCAGCGATGGTTAGAGAAATTGAAACTTCAAACTAATGTAGACAGTTTACCAGATGATTTGAAAAATTTGTTTAGCGGACGGATAATCAATATTCTCCGACTTGGTGAAGTCAGGGCTGGTGGACCAAGGTGGAGTAAAGTTGCAAAATGA
- a CDS encoding ATP synthase subunit I: MCSHLILTVLVSSLVSLSEESIAPTQTTQQDQESGFVEKPISSSIGEFYQLYQKLIVITLVLTGIIFISVWIFYSLNIALNYFIGACTGVVYLKMLAKDVETLGGEKPSLSKNRFALIMIPIILATQWHQLHILPIFLGFLTYKATLVIYLVQTVFNPEA; the protein is encoded by the coding sequence ATGTGCAGTCATCTTATCTTAACTGTACTGGTTTCAAGTCTTGTGAGCTTGTCAGAAGAATCAATTGCACCCACTCAGACAACACAACAAGATCAGGAATCTGGTTTTGTAGAAAAACCAATTAGTTCTTCTATTGGAGAGTTCTATCAACTTTATCAAAAGTTGATAGTAATCACACTTGTGTTGACGGGGATTATTTTTATCTCTGTGTGGATTTTTTATTCATTAAACATTGCCCTAAATTATTTCATTGGGGCGTGTACAGGTGTGGTTTACTTAAAAATGCTGGCTAAAGATGTTGAGACGCTAGGTGGTGAAAAACCAAGTTTGAGTAAAAATCGTTTTGCTCTGATCATGATACCGATTATATTGGCGACTCAATGGCATCAGCTACATATTCTGCCCATATTCTTGGGGTTTCTCACCTACAAAGCTACCCTCGTCATCTATCTGGTGCAAACTGTATTCAATCCTGAAGCTTAA
- a CDS encoding F0F1 ATP synthase subunit A — MLSVLNAFNAFPLAELEVGHHFLWQLGSLKIHGQVFLTSWFVIAILVIASLAATKNVQKIPSGIQNFMEYALEFIRDIAKNQIGEKEYRPWVPFIGTLFLFIFVSNWSGALIPWKLIKLPAGELAAPTNDINTTVALALLTSLAYFYAGFSKKGLGYFKKYIEPTPILLPIAILEDFTKPLSLSFRLFGNILADELVVGVLVLLVPLFVPLPVMALGLFTSAIQALVFATLAGAYIHEALEGHGEEEHEEH, encoded by the coding sequence ATGCTTAGTGTATTAAACGCCTTCAATGCTTTTCCCCTCGCCGAATTGGAAGTAGGTCATCACTTCTTGTGGCAACTGGGCAGTCTTAAAATACATGGGCAAGTATTTCTCACCTCATGGTTTGTGATTGCTATCCTAGTAATAGCATCACTAGCTGCCACCAAAAACGTCCAAAAAATTCCTAGCGGCATCCAAAATTTCATGGAATATGCCCTAGAATTTATTCGGGACATAGCGAAAAACCAAATCGGAGAGAAAGAATATCGCCCCTGGGTACCATTTATTGGTACGCTATTCTTGTTTATCTTCGTATCAAATTGGTCAGGAGCATTAATTCCCTGGAAGCTAATCAAATTGCCTGCTGGTGAACTAGCTGCTCCTACCAACGACATCAATACAACCGTCGCATTGGCATTGCTCACATCCTTGGCGTATTTCTACGCTGGATTTAGCAAGAAAGGTCTAGGCTACTTTAAGAAATATATTGAGCCAACACCAATTCTGTTGCCAATTGCCATTCTCGAAGATTTCACCAAGCCTCTCTCCCTAAGCTTCCGTCTATTTGGAAATATATTGGCGGATGAATTAGTTGTGGGTGTATTGGTATTACTCGTGCCTCTCTTTGTGCCTTTGCCAGTAATGGCTTTGGGTTTATTTACTAGTGCCATTCAAGCCCTCGTATTTGCGACCCTAGCCGGGGCGTATATTCATGAAGCCTTAGAGGGACACGGTGAAGAAGAACATGAGGAGCATTAA
- the atpE gene encoding ATP synthase F0 subunit C: MDPLVQAASVIAAALAIGLSSIGPGLGQGNAAGQAVEGIARQPEAEGKIRGTLLLTLAFMESLTIYGLVIALVLLFANPFA, translated from the coding sequence ATGGATCCATTAGTACAAGCTGCTTCAGTTATCGCTGCTGCTCTCGCTATCGGTTTATCTTCAATTGGACCTGGTCTTGGTCAAGGTAATGCAGCAGGTCAAGCAGTAGAAGGTATTGCCCGTCAGCCCGAAGCAGAAGGCAAAATTCGCGGCACACTACTTTTAACCTTAGCCTTCATGGAATCCTTGACAATTTACGGTTTGGTAATTGCCTTGGTATTGCTATTCGCTAACCCTTTTGCCTAA
- a CDS encoding F0F1 ATP synthase subunit B' — protein MFDFDATLPLMALQFLLLAAVLNAIFYKPLTKVLDDRDNFIRTNNLDARERLAKAESLTKEYEQQLASARRQSQVTMEAAQNEAKKITAQKIAEAQQEAQAQREQAAREIEQQKQTAMATLEAQVDALSNQILEKLLGPALVK, from the coding sequence ATGTTTGATTTCGATGCTACCTTGCCATTAATGGCATTGCAATTCTTGTTGCTGGCAGCTGTGTTGAATGCAATTTTCTATAAGCCTCTGACTAAGGTATTGGATGATCGGGATAATTTTATCCGTACCAATAACCTTGATGCTCGTGAACGTTTGGCTAAAGCTGAAAGCTTAACCAAAGAGTATGAGCAGCAACTAGCATCCGCTCGTAGGCAGTCACAAGTAACTATGGAAGCTGCCCAGAATGAAGCTAAGAAAATTACGGCACAAAAAATAGCTGAAGCTCAACAGGAAGCCCAAGCTCAACGCGAACAAGCTGCTAGAGAAATAGAGCAGCAAAAGCAAACAGCTATGGCAACCCTAGAAGCACAAGTTGATGCCCTCAGCAACCAGATTCTAGAAAAACTATTAGGACCTGCTTTGGTGAAATAA
- a CDS encoding F0F1 ATP synthase subunit B: MGNMGNILLLAAEAVNSEMAEGAAEGGFGLNLDILETNLINLVILIGILFYFGRKVLTNILNERRSNIESVIQDTEGRLREAQTSLATAQKQLTQAQQEAQRITQVAGENAAAAKEAILAQAILDVARLKETAASDLNADLDKAISQLRQKVVAKALQKVEGQLKGGISEDAQQRLIASSIAQLGGEI, from the coding sequence ATGGGTAACATGGGCAATATTTTATTACTTGCCGCAGAAGCTGTTAACTCTGAAATGGCAGAAGGCGCAGCAGAAGGCGGTTTCGGTCTAAACCTAGACATCCTGGAAACCAATCTAATTAACTTAGTAATTCTGATTGGCATACTATTCTACTTTGGACGCAAAGTTTTAACGAATATCTTGAATGAAAGACGCTCAAATATTGAAAGCGTTATTCAAGATACAGAAGGACGCTTGCGGGAAGCTCAAACTTCTTTGGCAACAGCCCAGAAACAGTTAACCCAAGCACAGCAAGAAGCACAGAGAATCACCCAAGTAGCTGGGGAAAATGCCGCAGCAGCTAAAGAGGCTATTTTAGCTCAAGCGATTCTGGATGTAGCCCGGTTGAAAGAAACCGCAGCATCCGATTTGAATGCAGACCTAGATAAAGCTATTTCCCAACTTCGACAAAAGGTAGTTGCTAAAGCACTGCAAAAAGTTGAAGGACAACTCAAGGGTGGTATCAGCGAAGATGCTCAACAAAGATTAATTGCTAGTAGCATCGCACAACTGGGAGGCGAGATATGA
- a CDS encoding F0F1 ATP synthase subunit delta codes for MKSDAATAEISQPYAQALLSIAQSQNLTEEVGEDTRTFLGLLRGSQELTNFLSNPFVKQENKKNVLKQLLGEGGNSYLRNFLLLLVDRRRIAFLEPILQQYLVLLRQLNQTVLAEITSAVPLTEAQQQAITEKVITLTKARQVELETKIDSDLIGGVIIKVGSQVIDASLRGQLRRLSLRLSSN; via the coding sequence ATGAAAAGTGATGCAGCAACTGCTGAAATATCTCAGCCTTATGCACAGGCACTGTTATCCATTGCTCAATCTCAAAACTTAACAGAAGAGGTTGGGGAAGATACACGGACTTTTCTGGGCTTATTAAGAGGGAGTCAAGAACTCACCAACTTTTTAAGCAATCCATTTGTGAAGCAAGAGAACAAGAAAAATGTTCTCAAACAATTACTTGGGGAAGGTGGAAACTCCTACCTACGTAACTTTTTACTGCTGTTAGTTGACAGAAGACGGATTGCTTTCTTAGAACCAATTTTACAGCAGTATTTGGTGCTATTACGCCAGCTAAATCAAACTGTATTAGCTGAAATTACTTCTGCGGTTCCGCTTACGGAAGCTCAACAGCAAGCAATTACAGAAAAAGTCATCACTCTTACCAAAGCGCGTCAAGTGGAATTAGAAACCAAAATAGACAGCGACTTAATTGGTGGTGTGATTATCAAGGTTGGTTCTCAAGTAATTGACGCTAGTTTGCGTGGTCAACTACGTCGTCTCTCTTTGCGTTTAAGCAGTAACTAA
- the atpA gene encoding F0F1 ATP synthase subunit alpha: MSISIRPDEISSIIQQQIEQYDQEVKVANVGTVLQVGDGIARIYGLEKAMAGELLEFEDGTIGIAQNLEEDNVGAVLMGEGRSIQEGSSVTATGRIAQVGVGDALIGRVVDALGRAIDGKGDPKTTETRLIESPAPGIIARRSVHEPMQTGITAIDSMIPVGRGQRELIIGDRQTGKTAIAIDTIINQKGEDVVCVYVAIGQKASTVANVVQTLQEKGAMDYTVVVAANASDPATLQFLAPYTGASIAEYFMYKGKATLIIYDDLSKQAQAYRQMSLLLRRPPGREAYPGDVFYIHSRLLERAAKLSDELGKGSMTALPIIETQAGDVSAYIPTNVISITDGQIFLSSDLFNSGIRPAVNPGISVSRVGSAAQTKAMKKVAGKIKLELAQFDDLQAFAQFASDLDKATQDQLARGVRLRELLKQPQNDPLSVAEQVAILYAGINGYLDDIAVTQITTFAKGLRDYLKNVNTAYFQGVQSTKALGDAEEAALKAALTEFKKTFQAAA, encoded by the coding sequence ATGAGCATTTCCATTAGACCTGACGAAATCAGCAGCATCATTCAACAACAAATCGAGCAATACGACCAAGAGGTTAAAGTTGCTAACGTTGGTACAGTGCTACAAGTTGGTGACGGTATTGCCCGGATTTATGGCTTGGAAAAAGCTATGGCTGGGGAACTCCTAGAATTTGAAGATGGCACAATCGGTATCGCCCAAAACTTAGAAGAAGATAACGTTGGTGCGGTATTGATGGGTGAAGGTCGGAGTATTCAAGAAGGTAGCTCTGTAACCGCTACCGGTAGAATTGCCCAAGTAGGCGTAGGCGATGCCCTTATTGGTCGAGTTGTGGATGCTTTAGGTCGCGCCATTGATGGTAAAGGTGATCCTAAGACTACCGAAACTCGGTTAATTGAATCTCCTGCACCTGGGATTATTGCCCGTCGGTCTGTACACGAACCGATGCAAACTGGTATTACCGCTATTGACTCCATGATTCCTGTAGGCCGTGGTCAACGGGAATTAATCATTGGCGATCGCCAAACTGGTAAAACTGCGATCGCTATTGACACCATCATTAACCAAAAAGGTGAAGATGTAGTTTGCGTTTACGTAGCTATCGGTCAAAAAGCTTCCACCGTTGCTAACGTAGTCCAAACCTTACAAGAAAAAGGCGCGATGGACTATACAGTAGTTGTTGCTGCTAACGCCAGTGACCCAGCTACTTTACAATTCCTCGCTCCCTACACAGGCGCTAGTATTGCTGAGTATTTCATGTACAAAGGCAAAGCGACCTTAATCATTTATGATGACTTATCCAAGCAAGCTCAGGCTTATCGCCAAATGTCCTTGCTGTTACGTCGTCCACCAGGTCGGGAAGCGTATCCTGGAGATGTATTCTACATTCACTCCCGCTTGTTAGAACGTGCTGCTAAGTTAAGTGATGAATTGGGTAAAGGCAGTATGACCGCCCTACCTATCATTGAAACCCAAGCTGGTGACGTATCTGCATACATTCCTACCAACGTAATTTCCATTACCGACGGTCAGATTTTCTTATCCTCCGACTTGTTCAACTCTGGTATCCGTCCTGCGGTAAACCCCGGTATCTCAGTATCCCGTGTAGGTTCTGCGGCACAAACCAAGGCCATGAAAAAAGTTGCTGGTAAGATTAAACTGGAATTGGCACAGTTTGACGACTTACAAGCTTTCGCACAATTCGCTTCTGACTTAGATAAAGCCACTCAAGACCAGTTGGCGCGTGGTGTCCGTTTACGGGAACTCCTCAAGCAGCCCCAAAACGACCCTCTCTCCGTAGCTGAACAAGTAGCAATTCTTTATGCTGGTATTAACGGTTATTTAGATGACATTGCTGTTACTCAAATAACTACCTTTGCTAAAGGTTTACGTGATTACTTGAAGAATGTTAACACTGCCTATTTCCAAGGCGTACAAAGTACAAAAGCCCTTGGTGATGCAGAAGAAGCTGCTTTGAAAGCGGCTCTTACCGAATTCAAAAAGACCTTCCAAGCAGCAGCGTAA
- a CDS encoding F0F1 ATP synthase subunit gamma → MANLKSIRDRIQSVKNTKKITEAMRLVAAARVRRAQEQVIATRPFADRLAQVLFGLQTRLKFEDVDLPLLKKREVKSVGLLVITGDRGLCGGYNSNAIRRAENRAKELKAEGVDYTFVLVGRKAIQYFQRRNQPIAATYSGLEQIPTAAEATNIADELLSLFLSEKVDRIELVYTKFVSLVTSRPVVQTLLPLDTQGLEAADDEIFRLTSRGGQFQVEREKVASTVTALPTDMIFEQDPVQILDSLLPLYLSNQLLRSLQESAASELAARMTAMSNASENAGELIKTLSLSYNKARQAAITQELLEVVGGAEALT, encoded by the coding sequence ATGGCTAATCTCAAATCAATACGCGATCGCATTCAGTCGGTCAAAAACACCAAAAAAATCACAGAAGCCATGCGGCTTGTAGCAGCGGCGAGAGTCCGTCGCGCTCAAGAACAAGTAATTGCTACCCGTCCCTTTGCTGACCGTTTGGCGCAAGTATTATTTGGCTTGCAAACCCGACTAAAGTTTGAAGATGTTGACCTACCCCTACTGAAAAAACGCGAAGTTAAATCAGTAGGTTTGTTGGTAATTACTGGCGACCGAGGTTTGTGTGGTGGTTACAATAGTAACGCAATCCGCCGGGCAGAAAATCGGGCTAAGGAACTCAAAGCTGAAGGTGTAGACTATACATTTGTCTTGGTTGGCCGCAAAGCTATCCAATACTTCCAACGCCGCAATCAGCCTATTGCTGCTACCTACAGCGGTTTAGAACAAATTCCTACCGCCGCAGAAGCTACAAATATTGCTGATGAACTACTTTCTCTATTCCTTTCGGAAAAAGTAGACCGGATTGAGCTAGTTTATACAAAATTTGTCTCCTTAGTTACTTCTCGTCCCGTAGTCCAAACTCTTCTACCTTTGGATACCCAAGGTTTAGAAGCAGCGGATGATGAAATTTTCCGCTTAACTAGCCGTGGTGGTCAATTCCAAGTGGAACGAGAAAAGGTAGCTAGTACAGTTACTGCTTTACCTACTGACATGATTTTTGAACAAGATCCAGTGCAAATTCTGGATTCTTTGTTGCCTTTATATCTGAGTAATCAGCTATTACGGTCATTACAAGAATCAGCAGCTAGTGAACTAGCAGCACGGATGACAGCGATGAGTAACGCCAGCGAAAATGCCGGTGAATTGATTAAAACTCTATCTTTGTCTTACAACAAAGCTCGTCAAGCTGCAATTACCCAAGAACTCTTAGAGGTTGTTGGTGGTGCAGAAGCGTTGACTTAA
- a CDS encoding zinc-dependent metalloprotease: protein MNKFTLSLILFNSLFISIETANAQLLINNPRNSDIEIERKTTNVDKISQQLKLPSSKIAVIDQNNQVKIQNFVWVFKDLKQVGKQPFLQVNKETDKPKPKPESKSPKEDELEDFAEVTKDTQKSEGIFTIYRHKNKNKIYLEIKPEQLQKNFIATSTLESGIGERGIYSGMPLQDFLFYFQKVDNQIQFVVRNVNFRTREGDPQARSIARSFSDSVLYTIPIKSIHSEEKTILIDLGDLLLTDLAGLAANLELAASPEQAYLGNAQVFPNNLEIESIFNFANPGGKEGKNLDVLADSRGFTLKVHYSLSELPKSKYQPRLADERVGYFLTAYQDLSKDERRDPFVRYINRWNLEKQDPTAAISPPKKPIVFWIDNAVPLEYRESIKEGILMWNQAFLKAGFKDAIQVQQMPDNATWDPADIRYNTIRWINTVDGFFAMGPSRVNPLTGEILDADILIDGSFVRLLKNDYRQMIQSETTQTRTSLSRLINNGRLCGKDNQKSPKSLGNLSKLATDYDLCYGMEASNQLAFGSLAMSMLGNSTPSPEQVKDYIHQYLRLIITHEVGHTLGLRHNFRGSTLLSPEEMNNPEITRTKGMTTSVMDYIPPNIAPVGVKQGDYFPQKVGLYDEWAIQYGYSPSQATTSMGEKSFLAAIAGQSNQGELSYAPDEDVSNSDPTVNAWDHSSNVLVYSQLQLDNARRMWERLNKGYPMDGESSSDVEERFNTILRNYLQNLYYTSKYIGGQSFYRVKPGDTKGQLPFVPVPVEQQRQALMTMQKYVFAEDALKFPPELLNKLVPSRWLHWGTNIQVGRLDYPIHDLVLLVQSAVLRDLFASDRLTRIKDLELKSASGKSLTLPELFDTLQTGIWSEVLQPKGKLQISSLRRGLQRQYLEILIGMVLRKEAAPEDARTLAWYKLKQLNNQLKRVNSEDEYTKAFLLETRDRIDKTLNAPLVGN from the coding sequence ATGAATAAATTTACTTTATCTCTCATTTTGTTTAATAGTCTATTTATATCCATAGAAACTGCTAACGCTCAATTATTAATAAATAATCCCCGCAATTCAGATATAGAAATAGAGAGAAAAACCACTAATGTGGATAAAATTTCTCAACAATTAAAACTACCATCTTCCAAAATAGCAGTTATTGATCAGAATAATCAGGTAAAAATACAAAATTTTGTTTGGGTATTTAAAGATTTAAAGCAAGTTGGAAAACAACCATTTCTCCAGGTTAATAAGGAAACAGATAAACCGAAACCTAAACCTGAATCTAAATCACCTAAAGAAGATGAATTAGAAGATTTTGCAGAAGTTACCAAAGATACTCAAAAATCAGAGGGAATCTTTACCATTTATCGCCATAAAAATAAAAATAAAATCTATCTAGAAATTAAACCAGAACAACTCCAAAAAAACTTCATCGCTACCTCAACTTTAGAATCGGGTATTGGGGAACGGGGTATTTATAGTGGAATGCCATTACAAGATTTCTTATTCTATTTTCAAAAGGTAGATAATCAAATCCAGTTTGTTGTGAGAAATGTCAATTTTCGGACTCGTGAAGGAGATCCTCAAGCCAGATCCATAGCTAGATCATTTAGTGATTCTGTTCTTTATACTATTCCTATTAAAAGTATTCATTCAGAAGAAAAAACCATTCTGATTGATTTAGGTGACTTATTACTCACAGATTTAGCGGGATTAGCTGCTAATTTAGAACTAGCAGCTAGTCCAGAACAAGCTTATCTTGGTAATGCTCAAGTATTTCCCAATAATTTAGAAATTGAGTCTATTTTTAATTTTGCTAATCCTGGTGGTAAGGAAGGCAAAAATTTGGATGTCTTAGCTGATAGTCGCGGTTTTACCTTAAAGGTGCATTATAGTCTGTCAGAGTTACCAAAAAGCAAATATCAACCTCGGTTAGCTGATGAACGAGTAGGTTATTTCCTCACAGCTTATCAAGATTTATCGAAAGATGAACGCAGAGATCCTTTCGTTCGTTATATTAATCGGTGGAATTTAGAAAAACAAGATCCTACAGCCGCAATTTCTCCACCGAAAAAGCCCATTGTTTTTTGGATTGATAATGCTGTTCCTCTAGAATATCGTGAGTCCATCAAAGAGGGGATTCTGATGTGGAATCAAGCCTTTTTGAAAGCAGGATTTAAAGATGCTATTCAAGTCCAACAAATGCCTGATAATGCTACCTGGGACCCAGCAGACATTCGTTATAATACCATCCGTTGGATTAATACCGTAGATGGATTTTTTGCCATGGGTCCATCCCGTGTGAATCCCTTAACTGGGGAAATTTTGGACGCAGACATTCTGATTGATGGTAGTTTTGTCCGCTTATTAAAAAATGACTATCGGCAAATGATTCAATCTGAAACTACGCAAACTCGCACTTCTTTATCAAGATTAATTAATAATGGCCGTTTGTGTGGCAAAGATAATCAGAAATCACCCAAATCATTAGGCAATTTGTCTAAACTAGCGACAGATTATGATTTATGTTATGGCATGGAAGCATCCAATCAATTGGCTTTTGGTTCTTTGGCAATGTCAATGTTAGGAAATAGTACACCAAGTCCAGAGCAGGTAAAAGATTATATCCACCAATATTTACGTTTAATTATTACCCATGAAGTTGGTCATACTTTAGGTTTACGTCATAATTTTCGGGGTAGCACTTTACTCTCTCCAGAGGAGATGAATAATCCAGAAATTACCCGCACTAAAGGGATGACCACATCTGTTATGGATTATATTCCTCCCAATATTGCCCCTGTGGGTGTCAAACAGGGAGATTATTTTCCGCAGAAAGTGGGACTTTATGATGAATGGGCAATTCAGTATGGTTACTCTCCCAGTCAAGCGACAACTTCTATGGGGGAAAAGTCATTTTTAGCAGCAATTGCTGGACAATCTAACCAAGGAGAATTGAGTTATGCTCCTGATGAGGATGTTTCTAATAGTGATCCAACTGTGAATGCTTGGGATCATAGCAGTAATGTATTAGTTTATTCTCAGTTACAATTGGATAATGCCCGACGGATGTGGGAACGATTAAATAAGGGCTATCCTATGGACGGAGAAAGTTCCAGCGATGTGGAGGAGCGTTTTAATACGATCTTGAGGAATTATTTACAGAATCTATACTATACCAGTAAATACATTGGGGGTCAGTCTTTTTATCGAGTTAAGCCGGGTGATACTAAAGGACAATTACCATTTGTTCCTGTGCCAGTAGAACAACAGCGACAAGCATTGATGACGATGCAAAAGTATGTTTTTGCGGAAGATGCTTTGAAATTTCCCCCGGAGTTACTGAATAAATTAGTACCTTCTCGGTGGCTACATTGGGGAACTAATATTCAAGTAGGACGATTAGATTATCCGATTCATGATTTAGTGTTATTAGTGCAGAGTGCGGTGTTGCGCGATTTATTTGCAAGCGATCGCTTAACTCGGATTAAGGATCTAGAACTCAAAAGTGCATCAGGAAAATCTCTCACATTGCCAGAATTATTTGATACTTTACAAACTGGGATTTGGTCGGAAGTTTTGCAACCTAAAGGTAAATTGCAAATTTCTAGTTTGCGAAGGGGTTTACAACGGCAATATCTGGAAATACTAATTGGTATGGTGTTGCGAAAAGAAGCTGCTCCCGAAGATGCTCGAACTTTAGCATGGTATAAACTCAAACAGTTAAATAATCAATTAAAACGGGTGAATTCTGAAGATGAGTATACCAAAGCTTTCTTATTAGAAACACGCGATCGCATTGATAAGACTTTAAATGCACCATTAGTAGGGAATTGA